AATAAGAACAAAACAGAAAAGAATTTGCAAGAAAAATCTAAAACATTCTTTTCATGCAGTGGATCTTTGCATTCTTCATACACTTTAGATGGCATGACAACTTAAATGTCTAGACAGAGGGATTAATTGGTATCAGGCTATCCTACACACATTTTCACAATAACACAGCATGCAGACTAATATCTTGCTATACTTCTGTTAAGATGGCACTTTGGAAAATCTGACGTCTAGCAGAGTTATTATGGCACTTTTTTAACTCCTATTCTCCCATTTCAATTTTCCACCAATTTCTCTTATCAAGTAGTTGATGATATATACCAATCTGATGTCTAACAGAGTTATTATGGCACTTTGGAAAACACGGTCATCGGGTCTAGAACAAAAGGGAGAGACGACCGACAAAGAACCTGAACCAAAACAGCTCCCCAATGAAGAAGTTTCTCTGTTGGGCAACGAAGACGTAAAAATGTCAGAAGTCTACTCGGCTGTTCTTTCTGTTGATGTGGGCCTTGCTCTCTCTCAATGAACGCATGTTTGGCACCTTGTATAATGCAATTGTAAAAGCATCTGTTTAAACCTCTTCGATTATGTACTCGCAGGTCAATGCCTTGATGGAGATGTTCTCTGGAGGTCCACTGGAACACAAGGTGATGCAGAAGGCTGGTTGTGTTGACTACTCACCAACAGAATGGGAGCCAGTAAACCGAAACATGTACCAGAGGCAGATCAGCTTTAGGTTATCAAAACATGGAGGAGAAGCGACAACCAAGCAACAAAAATATAACTTACAGAATCGAGATGGGTGGGTCCTTGAGGAGGTCATGACCCTCCAAGGCGTCCTGCATGAAGACTATTCGAGTGTGAGATAACTTAGATAGTCAAGACTGGATCTGATAAAAATGCTTGCATGTACGTCATATTGCAGGATCATGACAGTCTTTCTCTTCAAAATTGCAGATCCAGCTCAAGTACCATATGATGAGCACGTCGTTGAAACCAAACTCCTGCAGCATTCAGGTGATGTTAGGGATTGTCTGGTTGAAGGGCACTAGGCACCAAAAGAAGGCTACAAAGAATGTCATGTCGAATTCCACCAAcaggctgaaggaaatattctCAGAAGTCGAAAAGGAGCTTTCATCCAGAAAAGGTACCCGTTTCAGCACAACAGATTGATTCTTCCCGGTAGCAAATTGCTGAAACGAGCCTGGGCTCAATTGGACAGAAATGCTGCTGCTCTGATGAAAAATAATCTTTCAGTGCTAACTTGTACTTCTGCAATGTTGTTCCAGGTGTGAGTTAACGCCGGTGCAGAACAGTGACAAGATTGTTTGAATCTGTCGCTCAACTAAGATTAAAAGAAGACACCAAAGATCAGCAGTCATGATGATCATAACATAGTTCGGCGCAGCAGCATCACTGCCTGCTTCGCCCCTTTGCTCAGCCCAGATTTTTTGCACAGATGGCCAGCATATCAACTGACATGGATATGTTTTCTCCTCACGCGCGCATTTGATCAATCTGATGTTACCTTGATAGGTACTCAAGCAGAGCTGTGTATACACAATGAACTTACACCACAAGATTACATGAATGGAATATAGACTTCTTACAGAGTCTTGTGATACACTAACATGCATGCCGGTCATTATCCCCATACAGAGATTGGAGAGTGTATATGTACATGTGCCAACTATAAATAGAAAAGAAAATTAGTATACTACACATATAGTACCAGAATGACAGAATTCAAGTTCGTACGACCATCAAGCTGAACACCAAATGAGCAGTGCATTAAGAAGAACTacaggaaactggtacactgatGCCAATCATTTAAATTAGCACTATTGCGAGATGGCTATTGCTACATGAAGCATATAAATATGTGGcacaaacagaaaaaagaaatTCCATGGCAGAGAGGAAAAAAGAATGGTATTTATTTTTTAGAGGACAAGTAGGCATTTCAGCAAAGAAGTTTTCTGCCATCCAACTTCTGATTCTGGCTCAAAGGCCAGTTACAAACAAAGCCAAGGGGGAATACAAAATGCCAATTGAAATACAAGCATCAGCAATTCGATTCAACATAAGAATAGTCTACAACGCTGCTGTAGGTTCTTCAATCTTCATCTTATAGAAGAGGTCGAGAACATCTGCGTGGTTTTGGACACTTCCAGGAGATACCGAGAGCAGCTGCTGGGCAATTTCATGCCTCCCCTCTTTGAACAGACCTTGAAACAAGCGCATGTAAACTGTTCTTGATGGGAACTCCTCTGAAGACATTGCGTTTAGCAGACCCAGGGCATCATCCACGGTACCAGATTTCAAAATGTGTGTGATAAATGGATTGATATAAGGCGGGAATCCATTACTTTTCATTAAACCTAGCACATCAAATGCTTCTTTAAGATGCCCTTGGCGGATCAACTTGTGGATCAAATACTTGTAGGTACTTTGCCAAGGAACCACATCCTTTTTCAACACCAGGTCCTTCAGAACTTTGAACGCTTCCTTTGCTTCTTTCTTCCTGCACAGCCCATACACAAGCGCCTCAAGAGCGCTACCAACCTGATTGCCACTTCTTCTTTCCAGCATTTCGGGGAGGCATGAAACTGCCATATCAACATCATCACCAAGGGAATACTTCTGAACCAAAGCAGACCATACAAGTGGATCCAACTTATGCCCTGATTTTTCCACACGAGCCAAATGTTTGTGCGCTGTTTCCAGATTCCCAGCATCACACATTGCAAGAACAGCTTTTCCATGCACAGTCCTGTCTGGTGCAAAACCACCGTCCTCCATGGCCTTCAACACCCTGCCACTCTCACCAAGCCTTTCTACGCTTCTCAGCGACTTGATAACAGCATCAAACACGGAAGACTTCACCTCATTCCCAGCCTTCTGATAGATCCGCACAACCCTCATCACCAGCTTCAGATCCATATCATCCCTCACAACAAGCTTCTTCAATAAGAACACATAATCCTGAGCCGATGGCTTCTCCGTCCCACCCATTGCAAACCGGAACAAGTCTACTGCATCCTCAAACATCTTCCTCTTGAGAAACCTATCGATGAGAATAGCGTACACCTCCTTATCTAGCCCAACCTCCTTACTGCTCATCTTCTGCAGGACCTCCCGGAACTCCTCAATGCAATCCTCCCGGCCAATGATCTTTGCCATTGCATTGTAAACCTTGCCCCAGTTGATCCCTGCCCCAGCTGACTGCTCCACCCAATTAAAGAACACCATTGCCTGTCGCGGAAACTGTCCAACCTTCTCCACAACCAGTGCCACCATCTCATCGGTCACCTCAACGCCCAATTCATTCAACTTGTCCAGCTTAGACAACTCATTGGGATCTGAGCGGAGAATCTCGCACGCCTCCGCCACCGCTGCGTTCCTGGCGTGCGCGGAGAAGGCCTTCTGGATCATGTCGGCGTCCTTGGACATGCCATTGGACCGGAAGCTCTCCGTGGCGGCCTGGAGGGTGGTCTTCGAGATGCCGTAGCCCTTGGAACGCATCGAGGAGACGAGTGACCAGAAATGGGCGGCGTCGCTGTTGGCGGCGGCGAGCTGGAGCATGGAGTTGAAGCACTTGGAGTTGAGGACGGCGGCGTCGTGGGATGCGGCCCAGGAGAAGAAGCGGGAGGCGGCGGGGTAGTTGGAGGCGAGGTCCGGGTGGACAAGGAGGGCGGGGATGGTGTTGGGGTGGGAGAGGTCGATGCCGGCTGACTGGATCGCGGTGGCGGGATCCGCCGGCAGGGATGGTTGGAAGAATATGGCAGCGACGGAGGAGCCGGACATGAGGCGATGGTGggggaggagggaggggaggCGGCATAGACGACCGCCGCCGGAGTTGAGGACGGTGCGGAgcatggtggcggcggcggcggcggcgcaggaggaggagcgTTGGAACTGAAAATGAGGGTTTAGCCTGTTAGGGTTGGCCCGGTTGCTGTTTGGGCATTTGGAATGATGAAGAAGAAGCTCAATGGGCTTTGCCCGTTTTCGGAAATATTTTCCTTTTGCCAAGTACCATCCTTACTATGTTTGTCTAAAAAAACATCCTtacaatttaaaaaaaaaaacatCCTTACTATGTCTCCAAAAAAAAAGGTACCATCCTTATATTGCTTTCAAGAAAGTAGACGTGGCTTCtctcaaaaataaggaaaaagaaAGAGGTGTGCTACGCGTCCGCCGGCTGATCTTTCGAAAAGATTCGCCGGGTCGCGAGGCGTCAGATCTAGCGCATCGAGCGGATGAGCGGCAGCTCCATCATTGCAACACAAGTTTTGTTGTGGATTTTTTTTGTAACATTGGTCCAGTTGCAGAAAAGTTTTGCAACAGAGATCCTGTTGCAAATCTTTTTGCAACAGAGGTCTTATTGTATTTTTTTTGCAACAGAGCCCTTGTTGCAGAATTATTTTACAAATTTTTTGCAACCTTGCAGAACTTTTTTTACATAATCTTCGCAACATTGCTCTTGTTGCAGAAATATTTTACAACATAGATCTTGTTGTAGAAAAGCACCCATGGGAGCTcagctgggagggagagagagagagagagagagagagtgttaaggagagaggaggaggaaaggAGAAAGGGGCTGGCGGTGGCGTCCTCCGGCGGCGCTAGATGGGAGTTGGGACGGAGAGAGTGAAGGAAGAAAGGTTGGTGGCGCTTGCTGTTGAGAGAAATTTCCTGGAGATGAAGGTGTGAGGGATAAGGTTCAGCACCAAGGAAGTGTGGCTCAAGGGGACATGCGTCAAGCAATCCAAGCAGTTGATGCACGGGCTGTAATCAGCCGGATGAGGGGAAGCTTTTTCCAAAAAGAAAATAGTAGACGTGGCTAGCTATTGCCCGGCATTTCTTGGAGCATGGTATAGCCGAGCAGGCTATATGGAGTTGCCATATTATTTATGACTAATATAATAGCTCATCCATACAATAGTTAGTCATACGAGTACACTATATCATTAATATGTGGTCACATCTTTCTCTCACAAAGGTTGTTGGAGTTTTTGCTACAGCCGGCTGTAAACTTatagcccgcttctcttctctcctCTCTCCTCCAACTAGACACAAATCTGATGTGGCATCTCTTATAGACTGCCTACGTctctctattgtacttgctctctCCTCGAACTACCACAAGCCAACGACCAATTTTGACATATTTGACATTTAGACATAATTTGGCATTAGAGCAACTCAAAATAACATCTTACGCATGCATTTGTGGAGTATAGGTAGCAGGAAGTAAAGATCATGCACGTGCAAGAAGGTAAAGGGTAGAGTTTGAGAGAATTACAAACAATGGTTGACACAAAAGATTTTTGACCCATGCAAATAGGTGCTGCTATCGTAAGTCCTCGTTGATGAAGGCTTTGGTCTCAAAAGATCATGGTTGCGAGATTTCATGAAGGAATCGAGTCCACGAAGGGATtacacccatgaagggtccacaaagaagcaaccttgctTATCTCACCATGATTTACACCCACATATAGTTGACCTCACTCGATTATATCTACATGAAGAAGACGGTCTCTTTTCCCTCACAAACGTCTTGGGTTCTCTGCAAGATTTGCAGACTCCCAAGCACACCTGCCCAATCTATGAGGCACCAccctccaaaaggtaatagattgtgttgttgatgatgaactctttgctCTTGTGATTCAAAAGATAATCTCATCTACACTCAAACACTCCTTAAAAAATTTGACTTTTCGGTATGAGAGGTCTTGGTGGAAAGCAATGAGGTGACCAGAAATCAAAGGATCAATGGTTGGAGTGGAATCCCTTTGAAATCAGCATAAGGAGTGTGAGCTCTCTCTCAAAAATATGGATGTGTAGTGTGTTTGCTTCGAGAGGTACCGGTTGAGTGGATGGGGGTATATGCAGGCTGCACAAAAAATTTGACCGTTACTCACCTTTTAGCACATCTCGGTGAGCCCAACTGAAAACACTCGGCCAGACCGGTATGTATAGAGGTTTGAACTTTGGATATTTTGGTGACTCCAAATGAAACTATACGGTGGCTCTCACTTGTGCTGACCTAAGTGCTTTCCACACTTCGGTGTCACTAACTAAACCCTTTGAAAATTCTGTATGAATTTCAGTGGGCAATAGAAGGTTGGCAAGAGcttttcggtgagaccgaagtatAGAAGACTATAGGACGCAACTCAATTGTATTCATCGGAGTATGTTATAGTATATACAGGTGATGTCTTGCGTGACAAGCCAACTAACCCTACAATATCTCTAGGAGTTAACCTATACAAGGCTAGAGATCATAGGAGAATCAGTCGGTAATAAATAGAGATATGTCACGTTTCAACACCCCCCTGCAGTCGAAGCGTCGGCATCAGCGATGTAAAGACTAGAACAAAACTCCTGGAATGCAGCAGTTGTCAACCCCTTGGTCATGATGTCAATGAACTGTTGGG
The sequence above is a segment of the Aegilops tauschii subsp. strangulata cultivar AL8/78 chromosome 6, Aet v6.0, whole genome shotgun sequence genome. Coding sequences within it:
- the LOC109762380 gene encoding pentatricopeptide repeat-containing protein At3g02490, mitochondrial; protein product: MHSLRDVHWSPVKRILWYIHGTPAYGLCLHASASTELIAYTDVDWVGCPDTRHSTSGYCVFFGDSLVSWSSKRQPTVSRSSVEAKYRAVANVVAETCWLRHLLGELRVSLPKATVVFCDNVSATYIEANPVQHKRTKYIELDVHFVREKFQRSSSCAAAAAATMLRTVLNSGGGRLCRLPSLLPHHRLMSGSSVAAIFFQPSLPADPATAIQSAGIDLSHPNTIPALLVHPDLASNYPAASRFFSWAASHDAAVLNSKCFNSMLQLAAANSDAAHFWSLVSSMRSKGYGISKTTLQAATESFRSNGMSKDADMIQKAFSAHARNAAVAEACEILRSDPNELSKLDKLNELGVEVTDEMVALVVEKVGQFPRQAMVFFNWVEQSAGAGINWGKVYNAMAKIIGREDCIEEFREVLQKMSSKEVGLDKEVYAILIDRFLKRKMFEDAVDLFRFAMGGTEKPSAQDYVFLLKKLVVRDDMDLKLVMRVVRIYQKAGNEVKSSVFDAVIKSLRSVERLGESGRVLKAMEDGGFAPDRTVHGKAVLAMCDAGNLETAHKHLARVEKSGHKLDPLVWSALVQKYSLGDDVDMAVSCLPEMLERRSGNQVGSALEALVYGLCRKKEAKEAFKVLKDLVLKKDVVPWQSTYKYLIHKLIRQGHLKEAFDVLGLMKSNGFPPYINPFITHILKSGTVDDALGLLNAMSSEEFPSRTVYMRLFQGLFKEGRHEIAQQLLSVSPGSVQNHADVLDLFYKMKIEEPTAAL